A window of Patescibacteria group bacterium contains these coding sequences:
- a CDS encoding DNA-binding protein, protein MATDEPTDLLTGDGLPAVLTVDEVAGLLRVNRKTVYAAVAQGAIPGVVRVGGTIRVCRDAVLAWLAGEGRVSSSRRDP, encoded by the coding sequence ATGGCGACGGATGAACCGACCGATCTGCTCACGGGCGACGGTCTCCCGGCCGTCCTCACCGTCGACGAGGTCGCCGGCCTGCTGCGGGTGAACCGCAAGACGGTGTACGCGGCGGTCGCACAGGGGGCGATCCCTGGCGTGGTGCGCGTGGGCGGCACCATCCGCGTCTGCCGCGACGCCGTGCTAGCCTGGCTCGCAGGTGAAGGTCGCGTCTCGTCGTCACGGAGGGATCCATGA